In the genome of Halostella limicola, one region contains:
- a CDS encoding ABC transporter permease → MAAEPGTTATGESTDAGDEPRSYPVGLTFLSGAVAAGSVLPLFWLIETAFRTGVAEPVSLLFDPLTLQVLVNSVVLVTSVTVASVLISVPLAYLTVRTDLPFRRFWTVAVMLPLVIPSYIGAFAFVSVFSPNGEVQSLLAPLGVEELPGIYGLEGTVLVLTLYTYPYVYITSRASLKTLDTSLVDAARTLKHTRWEAFKRVVVPQIRPAVAAGALLTALYTLSDFGTPQIMRYSVFTRIIYTRWATSPEFAAVLSIQLLAVTVLILAVESQIRGDDTLHGSGGSAHSSGRMRLGRWKWPALAFPALVVGLALAVPIGTLLLWLVRGGATGSGVPFELEYVANSVDVSLAAALVATLAGLPVAYLSARHSTRLGDLFERITYVGYAVPGVVMGLALVFVGINVAPSLYLTLPLLIFAYVVRFLPQSVGSTRASFLQVNPALPEAARTLGRSSIGAFRAVTLPLAAPGLLGGAALVFLTTMKELPATLMLSPSGYKTLVTYIWQMQEDGYYGDAAVPALVLVAISALSIFVIISQEGYDVK, encoded by the coding sequence ATGGCCGCAGAACCGGGAACGACCGCGACGGGCGAGTCGACCGACGCCGGGGACGAGCCCCGATCGTACCCCGTCGGTCTCACCTTCCTGAGCGGCGCGGTCGCCGCCGGTTCCGTGCTGCCGCTGTTCTGGCTGATCGAGACCGCGTTCCGCACCGGCGTCGCGGAGCCGGTCTCGCTGCTGTTCGACCCGCTCACCCTGCAGGTGCTCGTCAACAGCGTCGTGCTCGTCACCAGCGTGACGGTCGCGTCGGTGCTCATCTCCGTCCCGCTCGCCTACCTCACGGTCCGGACCGACCTGCCGTTCAGGCGGTTCTGGACCGTCGCGGTGATGCTGCCGCTCGTCATTCCGAGTTACATCGGCGCGTTCGCGTTCGTCTCGGTGTTCTCGCCGAACGGCGAGGTGCAGTCCCTGCTCGCCCCGCTCGGCGTGGAGGAACTGCCCGGCATCTACGGGCTGGAGGGAACGGTGCTCGTGCTGACGCTGTACACTTACCCGTACGTGTACATCACGTCGCGGGCGTCGCTGAAGACGCTCGACACCAGCCTCGTCGACGCCGCCCGCACCCTGAAACACACCCGTTGGGAGGCGTTCAAGCGGGTCGTCGTCCCACAGATCCGTCCCGCGGTGGCCGCGGGCGCCCTGCTCACCGCGCTGTACACGCTGTCGGACTTCGGGACGCCCCAGATCATGCGCTACTCCGTGTTCACCCGGATCATCTACACCCGGTGGGCCACCAGCCCCGAGTTCGCCGCCGTGCTGTCGATCCAGCTGCTCGCGGTGACGGTGCTGATCCTCGCCGTCGAGTCCCAGATCCGCGGAGATGACACACTCCACGGGAGCGGCGGGAGCGCGCACTCCTCCGGGCGGATGCGCCTCGGCCGCTGGAAGTGGCCGGCGCTCGCGTTCCCCGCGCTGGTGGTCGGTCTCGCGCTGGCCGTCCCCATCGGGACGCTCCTGCTGTGGCTCGTCCGGGGCGGCGCGACGGGCAGCGGCGTTCCGTTCGAACTGGAGTACGTCGCCAACTCCGTCGACGTCTCGCTCGCCGCGGCGCTCGTCGCCACTCTCGCCGGCCTTCCCGTCGCCTACCTGTCGGCCCGACACAGCACGCGGCTGGGCGACCTGTTCGAGCGGATCACCTACGTCGGCTACGCCGTGCCGGGCGTCGTGATGGGGCTCGCGCTGGTGTTCGTCGGGATCAACGTCGCGCCGAGCCTCTACCTGACGCTCCCGCTTTTGATCTTCGCGTACGTGGTCCGCTTCCTGCCCCAGTCCGTGGGGTCGACGCGGGCCTCGTTCCTGCAGGTCAACCCCGCGCTCCCGGAGGCGGCCCGCACGCTGGGCCGGAGCTCGATCGGTGCGTTCCGTGCCGTGACGCTCCCGCTCGCCGCGCCGGGCCTGCTCGGCGGGGCGGCGCTCGTCTTCCTCACGACGATGAAGGAGTTACCGGCAACGCTGATGCTGAGTCCGTCCGGTTATAAGACCCTCGTCACGTACATCTGGCAGATGCAAGAGGACGGCTACTACGGCGACGCCGCGGTGCCCGCGCTGGTGCTCGTCGCCATCTCGGCGCTCTCCATCTTCGTGATCATCTCACAGGAGGGGTACGATGTCAAATAG
- a CDS encoding extracellular solute-binding protein, which translates to MSEDDGSDRRSSNRRRFLAAAGAAGMASVAGCSALLDAVNGDGGDSDGDEGPGLIGSGREGRDAPGGTPMSEMPDLSGTLTLYSGRGEPLVGELVSHIEDLYDDFTIEPRYNSSTDLVNQITEEGDTSPADVFFSVNAGSLGVLADEGLAATLPDDVATMVDGAYRDDENQWVGTSGRARTVPYNTNQFSEDDVPSDISAFPDADQFQDVMGWAPSYGSFQAFVTAMRILNGDEETKAWLEGMIDQGVEAYSDEFTVARRIADGELGAGFTNHYYIQRVVDNRDDPPIATAFTEGDAGAIFNVAGAAVVSSTDQSELAANFVRHLLSAEAQEYFATTTFEYPLIPEVEPVGELPTVDELNPPDLDLTQLSDLGPTLELMRDAGLDV; encoded by the coding sequence ATGAGCGAAGACGACGGATCCGATCGGCGATCGTCGAATCGGCGCCGCTTCCTCGCCGCCGCGGGCGCGGCCGGGATGGCGTCGGTCGCCGGGTGTAGCGCGCTTCTCGACGCAGTCAACGGTGACGGCGGCGACAGCGACGGCGACGAGGGACCGGGCCTCATCGGCTCCGGCCGCGAGGGCCGCGACGCCCCGGGCGGCACCCCCATGTCGGAGATGCCCGATCTGAGCGGTACCCTCACCCTCTACTCCGGCCGCGGCGAACCGCTGGTCGGGGAACTCGTCTCCCACATCGAGGACCTCTACGACGACTTCACGATCGAACCGCGGTACAACAGCTCGACGGACCTCGTGAACCAGATCACCGAGGAGGGCGACACGAGTCCGGCGGACGTCTTCTTCTCCGTCAACGCCGGGTCGCTCGGCGTCCTCGCGGACGAGGGCCTGGCGGCCACGCTCCCCGACGACGTGGCGACGATGGTCGACGGCGCCTACCGCGACGACGAGAACCAGTGGGTCGGCACGTCCGGTCGCGCGCGGACCGTCCCGTACAACACGAACCAGTTCTCGGAGGACGACGTCCCGAGCGACATCTCCGCGTTCCCCGACGCGGACCAGTTCCAGGACGTCATGGGCTGGGCCCCGTCGTACGGCTCCTTCCAGGCGTTCGTCACCGCGATGCGGATCCTCAACGGCGACGAGGAGACGAAGGCGTGGCTGGAGGGGATGATCGACCAGGGCGTCGAGGCGTACTCCGACGAGTTCACCGTCGCCCGGCGCATCGCCGACGGCGAGCTCGGCGCGGGCTTCACGAACCACTACTACATCCAGCGGGTCGTCGACAACCGCGACGACCCGCCGATCGCCACGGCCTTCACCGAGGGCGACGCCGGCGCCATCTTCAACGTCGCCGGCGCGGCGGTCGTCAGCTCGACGGACCAGTCGGAGCTCGCCGCGAACTTCGTCCGCCACCTCCTCTCGGCAGAGGCACAGGAGTACTTCGCGACGACGACCTTCGAGTACCCGCTGATCCCCGAGGTCGAGCCGGTGGGCGAGCTGCCGACCGTGGACGAGCTGAACCCGCCGGACCTCGACCTGACCCAGCTGTCGGACTTAGGCCCGACGCTCGAACTGATGCGCGACGCCGGCCTCGACGTCTGA
- a CDS encoding alpha-1 4-glucan-protein synthase — MSGDICVIVPTIREYECMRAYFDNAREHGFDLDRLHVLLVTEDFCDTEEMRAMLDEEGVSGEVFDGSRREEWYEDRGVSEYSHVVPAASHAETSFGLLYMWDGDFDYGFFIDDDTLPHEDYDFFGRHMANLAFEGEIESVSSDENWVNVLYQNFDEHGLYPRGYPYSAMDETVETDSATVERGEVVASQGLWTNVPDLDAVRILMDGDLQGQAQTRTGAEDYGTDFVAERGNYLTVCSMNLAFRREVIPAFYQCPMDENPWDVGRFDDIWSGVFLKRACDLLGKRIYNGAPLCEHNKAPRSTFDDLNNEVPGLELNEHLWRVIDEAGDGATSYAEAFDAMATALAEGDWDQYNNGDFFTYVGEYMRDWLDCLDALDGLEVRPRAPAAADD; from the coding sequence ATGAGCGGCGACATCTGCGTTATCGTTCCGACCATCCGCGAGTACGAGTGCATGCGGGCGTACTTCGACAACGCCCGCGAACACGGGTTCGACCTCGACCGCCTGCACGTTCTCCTCGTTACGGAGGACTTCTGCGACACCGAGGAGATGCGGGCGATGCTCGACGAGGAGGGCGTCTCGGGCGAGGTGTTCGACGGCTCCCGCCGCGAGGAGTGGTACGAGGACCGCGGCGTCTCGGAGTACTCCCACGTCGTGCCCGCGGCGAGCCACGCCGAGACGAGCTTCGGCCTGCTGTACATGTGGGACGGCGATTTCGACTACGGCTTCTTCATCGACGACGACACGCTCCCCCACGAGGACTACGACTTCTTCGGCCGGCACATGGCGAACCTCGCGTTCGAGGGCGAGATCGAGTCCGTCTCGTCCGACGAGAACTGGGTGAACGTCCTCTACCAGAACTTCGACGAGCACGGCCTCTACCCGCGCGGGTATCCCTACTCCGCGATGGACGAGACCGTCGAGACGGACAGCGCCACCGTGGAGCGCGGCGAGGTCGTCGCCTCGCAGGGACTGTGGACGAACGTCCCCGACCTCGACGCCGTGCGCATCCTGATGGACGGCGACCTGCAGGGGCAGGCCCAGACGCGCACGGGCGCGGAAGACTACGGGACCGACTTCGTCGCCGAGCGGGGCAACTACCTCACCGTCTGCTCGATGAACCTCGCCTTCCGCCGCGAGGTGATCCCGGCGTTCTACCAGTGCCCGATGGACGAGAACCCGTGGGACGTCGGCCGGTTCGACGACATCTGGAGCGGCGTCTTCCTCAAGCGCGCCTGCGACCTCCTCGGCAAGCGCATCTACAACGGCGCGCCGCTGTGCGAGCACAACAAGGCGCCGCGGTCGACGTTCGACGACCTGAACAACGAGGTCCCGGGCCTCGAACTGAACGAGCACCTCTGGCGCGTGATCGACGAGGCGGGCGACGGTGCAACCTCCTACGCGGAGGCGTTCGACGCGATGGCGACAGCGCTGGCCGAGGGCGACTGGGACCAGTACAACAACGGCGACTTCTTCACCTACGTCGGCGAGTACATGCGCGACTGGCTCGACTGCCTCGACGCACTCGACGGTCTGGAGGTCCGTCCCCGCGCGCCGGCCGCCGCCGACGACTGA
- a CDS encoding MaoC family dehydratase, with product MSKQSQELTTPLSAMTNAWARMTGSFFKSAAAANTAALSAFDHEDGDEEDQRELPSIPSVAYEESDWEFERSVERSEDIAVGDTVRFSKVLDDDDVRDFARVSGDTNRLHLDDEFAETTRFGGRIAHGTLVSGLISAALARLPGLTIYLSQDLEFTGPVTIGDRIAAEVEVIEDLGDDQFRLSTVISDEDQDRTVIEGEAVVLIDDLPEEEHPPATDR from the coding sequence ATGAGCAAACAGTCTCAGGAACTCACAACGCCGCTGTCGGCCATGACGAACGCCTGGGCGCGGATGACCGGGTCGTTCTTCAAGAGCGCCGCCGCGGCCAACACCGCTGCCCTCTCCGCGTTCGACCACGAAGACGGAGACGAAGAGGATCAGCGGGAACTGCCCTCGATCCCCTCGGTCGCGTACGAGGAGTCCGACTGGGAGTTCGAGCGATCGGTGGAGCGATCAGAGGACATCGCCGTCGGCGACACCGTCCGCTTCTCGAAGGTGCTCGACGACGACGACGTTCGCGACTTCGCGCGCGTGAGCGGGGACACGAACCGCCTCCACCTCGACGACGAGTTCGCCGAGACGACCCGGTTCGGCGGCCGGATCGCCCACGGCACGCTCGTCTCGGGGCTCATCAGCGCGGCGCTCGCGCGGCTCCCCGGCCTCACCATCTACCTCTCGCAGGATCTGGAGTTCACGGGTCCGGTCACCATCGGCGACCGGATCGCGGCGGAGGTCGAGGTCATCGAGGACCTCGGCGACGACCAGTTCCGCCTCTCGACGGTTATCTCCGACGAGGACCAGGACCGGACCGTCATCGAGGGCGAAGCCGTCGTCCTCATCGACGACCTCCCCGAGGAGGAGCACCCGCCGGCGACCGACCGATAA
- a CDS encoding AbrB/MazE/SpoVT family DNA-binding domain-containing protein: MTEDDDDRTGMPWSPAAFAQQMQQASEQAVESQQELFEQFLSANAGGLDAMTDLSQMSMGTATFKTRVQSSGRISIPDAEREALDIQEGDIVQTVVVPVKRNRSDNND; this comes from the coding sequence ATGACGGAGGACGACGACGACCGGACCGGGATGCCGTGGTCGCCAGCAGCGTTCGCACAGCAGATGCAACAGGCGAGCGAGCAGGCGGTGGAGTCGCAGCAGGAACTGTTCGAGCAGTTCCTCTCGGCCAACGCCGGCGGGCTGGACGCCATGACCGACCTCAGCCAGATGAGCATGGGCACGGCGACGTTCAAGACCCGTGTCCAGAGCAGCGGACGGATAAGCATCCCCGACGCCGAGCGCGAAGCCCTCGACATCCAGGAGGGCGACATCGTGCAGACAGTCGTCGTCCCCGTGAAACGCAACAGAAGTGATAACAATGACTGA
- a CDS encoding poly(R)-hydroxyalkanoic acid synthase subunit, translated as MADSFNPDDAAQNWNSFVEQMNKQFMDAFEQNVEAQAEFVESWTETLEANADDQELTEGVKGYARAYEAWMDAAQQMVERVNDSMEGEDVEVEEFRDIWLNTANEAFKEAMSTTAFAAATGESVQQALDLRQQAGEASESTLSELGFATEGQIVEVGERLVELERRQHAVEQKLDRIVEELEE; from the coding sequence ATGGCAGACTCGTTCAACCCTGACGACGCGGCGCAGAACTGGAACAGCTTCGTAGAACAGATGAACAAGCAGTTCATGGACGCCTTCGAGCAGAACGTCGAGGCCCAGGCGGAGTTCGTCGAGTCCTGGACAGAGACGCTCGAGGCGAACGCGGACGACCAGGAGCTCACCGAGGGCGTCAAAGGCTACGCCCGCGCCTACGAGGCGTGGATGGACGCCGCCCAGCAGATGGTCGAGCGCGTGAACGACTCGATGGAGGGTGAGGACGTCGAGGTCGAGGAGTTCCGCGACATCTGGCTCAACACCGCCAACGAGGCGTTCAAGGAGGCGATGAGCACGACGGCGTTCGCCGCGGCGACCGGCGAGTCCGTCCAACAGGCGCTCGACCTCCGACAGCAGGCCGGCGAGGCCTCCGAGTCCACGCTCAGCGAACTCGGCTTCGCCACCGAGGGCCAGATCGTCGAGGTCGGCGAGCGCCTCGTCGAACTGGAGCGCCGCCAGCACGCCGTCGAACAGAAGCTCGACCGCATCGTAGAGGAACTCGAAGAATGA
- the phaC gene encoding class III poly(R)-hydroxyalkanoic acid synthase subunit PhaC, with translation MNPYADAIDLQRQAWENATELVEKTGAAPDAADTVADVDVGQTPKEVVYEENKLQLYHYESKTEEQHDVPILIVYALINRPYILDLQPDRSVVQTLLENGFDVYMIDWNEPSKLDASLTLDDYVNRYIDNCVDEVRERSGQDSINILGYCMGGTMSVMYAALHREKVRNLALMAAGLCFAGDGGVLELWGADEYYDPEKVAETFDNVPAEFLDLGFALMDPIANGVTKYVRLYENIEDEDFVQNFARMEEWLGDGIDVAGQTYVEFLRDVYQENKLYENELELNGKRVDLDNIDMPILQIVAEYDHLIPPEASKPFNDVIPSDDVTTMEFPTGHIGMSVSSSSHAELWPDVCEWFEERSQVEADADEDQGPGESRSDEEIEEMAETDIQEEPAEPGEMHVDEETVEELVDETDDETTEAEATTEPEEPDAALAEDVDADESEAEVVAEEGTDVESTATLQDIEGVGPSYEEELRGAGIESVADLAAADAAALGTDADVPASRLEDWIEQARELLDEE, from the coding sequence ATGAACCCGTACGCCGACGCCATCGACCTCCAGCGACAGGCCTGGGAGAACGCAACCGAACTCGTCGAGAAGACGGGCGCGGCGCCGGACGCCGCCGACACCGTCGCGGACGTCGACGTCGGCCAGACGCCGAAAGAGGTCGTCTACGAGGAGAACAAGCTCCAGCTCTACCACTACGAGTCCAAGACGGAGGAGCAACACGACGTCCCGATCCTCATCGTCTACGCGCTGATCAACCGGCCGTACATCTTGGACCTCCAGCCCGACCGCTCGGTCGTCCAGACGCTGCTGGAGAACGGGTTCGACGTGTACATGATCGACTGGAACGAGCCGTCGAAGCTCGACGCCTCGCTCACGCTCGACGACTACGTCAACCGCTACATCGACAACTGCGTCGACGAGGTGCGCGAGCGATCCGGCCAGGACTCGATCAACATCCTGGGCTACTGCATGGGCGGCACGATGAGCGTGATGTACGCCGCGCTCCACCGCGAGAAGGTCCGCAACCTCGCGCTGATGGCCGCCGGCCTCTGCTTCGCCGGCGACGGCGGCGTGCTCGAACTCTGGGGCGCCGACGAGTACTACGACCCCGAGAAGGTCGCGGAGACGTTCGACAACGTCCCCGCCGAGTTCCTGGACCTCGGGTTCGCGCTGATGGACCCCATCGCCAACGGCGTGACGAAGTACGTCCGCCTCTACGAGAACATCGAGGACGAGGACTTCGTCCAGAACTTCGCGCGCATGGAGGAGTGGCTGGGCGACGGCATCGACGTCGCCGGCCAGACGTACGTGGAGTTCCTCCGCGACGTCTACCAGGAGAACAAGCTCTACGAGAACGAACTGGAGCTGAACGGCAAGCGCGTCGACCTCGACAACATCGACATGCCGATCCTCCAGATCGTCGCGGAGTACGACCACCTCATCCCGCCGGAGGCCTCCAAGCCGTTCAACGACGTCATCCCGAGCGACGACGTGACGACGATGGAGTTCCCCACCGGCCACATCGGGATGTCCGTCTCCTCCAGTTCCCACGCGGAGCTGTGGCCCGACGTCTGCGAGTGGTTCGAGGAGCGCTCGCAGGTCGAAGCGGACGCCGACGAGGACCAGGGGCCGGGCGAGTCCCGCTCCGACGAGGAGATCGAGGAGATGGCCGAGACGGACATCCAGGAAGAACCCGCGGAGCCGGGCGAGATGCACGTCGACGAGGAGACCGTCGAGGAACTCGTCGACGAGACGGACGACGAGACGACCGAGGCCGAGGCGACGACCGAACCGGAGGAGCCGGACGCCGCCCTCGCCGAGGACGTCGACGCGGACGAGAGCGAGGCCGAAGTCGTCGCCGAGGAAGGGACGGACGTCGAGTCGACCGCGACCCTGCAGGACATCGAGGGCGTCGGCCCGTCCTACGAGGAGGAACTCCGCGGCGCCGGTATCGAGAGCGTCGCCGACCTCGCCGCGGCGGACGCCGCCGCCCTCGGCACCGACGCGGACGTGCCGGCCAGCCGCCTCGAAGACTGGATCGAGCAGGCCCGCGAACTGCTCGACGAGGAGTGA
- the fabG gene encoding 3-oxoacyl-[acyl-carrier-protein] reductase, giving the protein MKMDDRTCLITGSGRGIGRGIAEHLGQEGANVVVNYRSSESSALEAVETIEESGGHAIAAQADVTDRDDVDAMRETIHEEFGPLDVLVNNAGITKDTRFTKMTRDEWDQVMNVNLGGTFNCTQAFYDDIWNADEGRLINISSIVGKQGNFGQANYATAKSGLFGFTRTMALELANGGSTANCVAPGFTRTDMLETVPDKVQEKIVAEIPLGRFAEIEDIAATVRFLASEESSYITGEVLDVNGGMDL; this is encoded by the coding sequence ATGAAAATGGACGACCGCACCTGTTTGATCACGGGATCGGGGAGGGGTATCGGCCGCGGCATCGCGGAACATCTCGGTCAGGAGGGGGCGAACGTCGTCGTCAACTACCGGTCGTCTGAGTCGTCCGCGCTGGAGGCCGTCGAGACGATAGAGGAGTCCGGCGGACACGCCATCGCCGCGCAGGCCGACGTCACCGATCGGGACGACGTCGACGCGATGCGCGAGACGATCCACGAGGAGTTCGGCCCGCTCGACGTCCTCGTGAACAACGCCGGGATCACGAAGGACACTCGCTTCACCAAGATGACCCGCGACGAGTGGGATCAGGTGATGAACGTCAACCTCGGGGGGACGTTCAACTGCACGCAGGCGTTCTACGACGACATCTGGAACGCCGACGAGGGCCGCCTGATCAACATCTCCAGCATCGTCGGCAAGCAGGGCAACTTCGGGCAGGCCAACTACGCCACCGCGAAGAGCGGCCTGTTCGGCTTCACCCGCACCATGGCGCTCGAACTCGCCAACGGCGGGTCGACCGCGAACTGCGTCGCGCCCGGGTTCACGCGAACGGACATGCTGGAGACCGTGCCCGACAAGGTCCAGGAGAAGATCGTCGCGGAGATCCCGCTCGGTCGCTTCGCGGAGATCGAGGACATCGCCGCGACCGTCCGCTTCCTCGCCAGCGAGGAGTCGTCGTACATCACCGGCGAGGTGCTGGACGTCAACGGCGGGATGGATCTGTAA
- a CDS encoding thiolase family protein, with protein sequence MERVAIMGASMTQFGQRDAWVEELLAQAGDECLRAADVDPDELDHLYVSNMASGEFEGQTGIMNALAHDLGAMPVYTQRIDQTSSSGGAGVYAAWQSVASGASDMTMLVGAEKMTHKSTAESTDIIASITHDVEYKVGVTLPSFAGMTARHYLEKYDAPRESLAKVARKNHRNGVDNPHAQFQKEVDLETILESPIIADPLRLYDFCPITDGSAALLLCPESVAEEYTDDYSVITGVAGATDTHVVHERDDPTTMGGVVESGKEAYEMAGVGPEDVDVAELHDMFTILEFLQMEGLGFAEPGEAWKAVEEGKTEMDGELPVNTSGGLKSKGHPLGASGVAQVYEIHKQMIGDAGPRQVEADVGLACNVGGFGNCVITTILEEA encoded by the coding sequence ATGGAACGCGTAGCAATCATGGGCGCGTCGATGACCCAGTTCGGGCAGCGCGACGCGTGGGTCGAGGAGCTACTCGCCCAGGCCGGCGACGAGTGCCTCCGGGCGGCGGACGTCGACCCGGACGAGTTGGACCACCTGTACGTGTCGAACATGGCGAGCGGCGAGTTCGAGGGCCAGACGGGGATCATGAACGCCCTGGCGCACGACCTCGGCGCCATGCCGGTGTACACCCAGCGCATCGACCAGACGAGTTCGAGCGGCGGCGCGGGGGTCTACGCAGCGTGGCAGTCGGTCGCCAGCGGCGCCAGCGACATGACGATGCTGGTCGGGGCGGAGAAGATGACGCACAAGTCCACCGCGGAGTCGACGGACATCATCGCCTCGATCACCCACGACGTCGAGTACAAGGTCGGCGTCACCCTCCCGAGTTTCGCCGGGATGACGGCGCGACACTACCTGGAGAAGTACGACGCGCCCCGGGAGTCGCTGGCGAAGGTCGCGAGGAAGAACCACAGGAACGGCGTCGATAACCCTCACGCGCAGTTCCAGAAGGAGGTCGACCTGGAGACGATCCTGGAGTCGCCGATCATCGCCGACCCGCTCCGGCTCTACGACTTCTGTCCCATCACGGACGGGAGCGCCGCGCTCCTGCTCTGTCCGGAGTCCGTCGCGGAGGAGTACACCGACGACTACTCGGTCATCACCGGCGTCGCCGGCGCGACCGACACCCACGTCGTCCACGAGCGCGACGACCCGACGACGATGGGCGGCGTCGTGGAGAGCGGGAAGGAGGCCTACGAGATGGCCGGGGTCGGCCCGGAGGACGTCGACGTCGCGGAACTGCACGACATGTTCACCATCCTCGAGTTCCTCCAGATGGAGGGGCTCGGCTTCGCGGAGCCGGGCGAGGCGTGGAAGGCCGTCGAGGAGGGGAAGACGGAGATGGACGGCGAACTCCCCGTCAACACCTCCGGCGGCCTCAAGTCCAAGGGCCACCCGCTCGGCGCGAGCGGCGTCGCGCAGGTGTACGAGATACACAAGCAGATGATCGGCGACGCGGGCCCGCGGCAGGTCGAGGCAGACGTGGGTCTCGCCTGCAACGTCGGCGGGTTCGGTAACTGCGTCATCACCACTATCCTGGAGGAAGCATGA
- a CDS encoding Zn-ribbon domain-containing OB-fold protein: MSFDAHRCPNGHVTYPGHPRCPECGEAQTETIDISDETGEVVTWTKSTATPPGVREPNTMAIVEFEVDGEPVRALGQVTTDDVETGDEVEPVYVDELREPGAGIRNPESQEWDGYRFDPVQ; encoded by the coding sequence ATGAGTTTCGACGCACACCGCTGTCCGAACGGCCACGTAACGTACCCGGGCCATCCCCGCTGTCCGGAGTGCGGAGAGGCACAGACCGAGACTATCGACATCAGCGACGAGACCGGCGAGGTCGTCACGTGGACGAAAAGCACCGCGACCCCGCCCGGCGTCCGGGAACCGAACACGATGGCGATCGTCGAGTTCGAGGTCGACGGCGAACCCGTCCGCGCGCTCGGACAGGTGACTACCGACGACGTGGAGACCGGCGACGAGGTCGAACCCGTCTACGTCGACGAACTCCGGGAGCCCGGCGCGGGGATTCGGAATCCGGAGAGCCAGGAGTGGGACGGGTATCGCTTCGACCCCGTCCAGTGA
- a CDS encoding DUF7547 family protein: MSDATPDDDLARAADDLADALRDLRGDVGPRRGPLGLPRPPRPNEVLRFADEAAIPAIVAVLEANIRILEALQRGLRLARKGQEVSQRGGDARDRAADARDRATDVSRTTLQRVDSALEDLQTAFENGELPEDSPARPVLEDARELRREIDRRLQESTEQEHTLDEYEGDDESDDAEGIDDGVKVDVDAELDSLRDQYREGDEGGDEGSDGTGDDGDEE, encoded by the coding sequence ATGAGCGACGCGACGCCCGACGACGACCTCGCCCGCGCCGCCGACGACCTCGCGGACGCGCTGCGGGACCTCCGCGGCGACGTCGGACCCCGGCGCGGCCCCCTCGGTCTCCCGCGACCGCCCCGGCCGAACGAGGTACTGCGGTTCGCCGACGAGGCCGCCATCCCCGCCATCGTCGCCGTTCTGGAGGCGAACATCCGCATCCTCGAAGCGCTCCAGCGCGGCCTCCGTCTGGCCCGGAAGGGCCAGGAGGTCAGCCAGCGCGGCGGCGACGCGCGAGACAGGGCCGCGGACGCCCGAGACCGGGCGACCGACGTGAGCCGCACGACCCTCCAGCGCGTCGACAGCGCCCTCGAAGACCTCCAGACCGCGTTCGAGAACGGCGAACTCCCCGAGGATTCCCCCGCACGCCCCGTGCTCGAGGACGCCCGCGAACTCCGCCGCGAGATAGACCGCCGCCTCCAGGAGTCGACGGAGCAGGAACACACGCTCGACGAGTACGAGGGTGACGACGAGAGCGACGACGCCGAGGGGATCGACGACGGGGTGAAAGTGGATGTCGACGCCGAACTGGACTCGCTTCGCGATCAGTACCGCGAGGGCGACGAGGGGGGCGACGAAGGCAGCGATGGGACCGGTGACGACGGCGACGAGGAGTGA